GGACACGGGAAGTGGAATCCACTTTTGGGATCAATCCGCTGCTCTCTCCTAGAAGAGCGCATCGTTGCGAGCGCAAAACCGGGTCCACTTTTCCGCACGATGCGCTAGATCGACACCAAGCCCACCAGGTTAGGATTGACCCATGGCAGACATGACCACCACGCGAGGCAGGCGCTCCGACGCGGGCTTCGACCTGACGCCCCCCTCGTCCGACGAATTGCGCAGGCTCGTGGACGATCTCGACGACGAAGAGCGCCGCGTTCTCCTTGACCACGGCACGGAACGTCCCTTCTGCGGCATCTTCAACGAGGCCAAGGAGAAGGGCACCTATTGCTGCCGCCTCTGCGGGCTGCCGCTCTTCAAGTCAGGCACGAAATTCGAATCCGGAACCGGCTGGCCGAGCTTCTTCAATCCCATCGACCGGAGCCACATCGCCTTCGTGCGCGACACGAGCTACGGCATGGTCCGCACGGAAATCCGCTGCGCCCGCTGCGAAGGCCATCTCGGCCACGTCTTCCCGGACGGCCCGCCCCCGACCGGCGAGCGCTATTGCATGAATTCGGTCTCGCTGCGCTTCGTAGCGGAAGGCGATCCGCTGCCGGACGAACTCGGCCGGGGCGCTCCCGAGGGGGACGTGCTCGCCTAACCGATCATCGACGGGGCCGGGTCGTCCTTCAAGATCCGCCTGGCCGCGTCCGAATCCCGGTCCATCTGCGCGATTAGCGCCTCGATCGTTTCGAAGCGCTCCTCGCCGCGGATCCAACCGACGAACTCCACGTCGAACGTCCGGCCGTAGAGATCACCTTCGAAATCGAAGAGGTGCGTTTCCAGCAGGGGCGCGCCGTTGTCGAAGGTGGGGCGCCGGCCGAAGCTGGCGACTCCGTCGACCGGCCGGCCCTCCACCGACGCCCGCACGGCATAGATGCCGTGGCGCAACCGGCAATCGTCGGGAAGACGCATGTTGGCCGTCGGATAGCCGAGTTCCCTGCCCCGCTTGTCTCCGTGCCGGACCTGGGCGCGGACGAACCAGCGGTAGCCCAGGAGCGCGTTGGCCCGTGCGATGTCGCCCGCCTCCAGGGCTGCGCGGATCGCGCTGGAGGAGACGGGCTCCGTCCCTTCCACGACGGCGGGGGCGATGAAGCAATCAAGGCCCCGGTTCCGGCACAGGTCGTTCATCCGCTCCGGAGTTCCCTCGCGTCCGCGCCCGAAATGGAAATCGTGGCCGATGACGACGCCGGAGAGGCCGAGATCCCGGGCCAGAAGGTCGACGAACTCCTCCGGACCGAGGGCGGCGAGCCTCTGGTCGAAGCGGAGCACGAAAGCCCCGGCCAGGCCGAGGCGCGCGAAGATCTCAAGCTTGACCGGTTCCGGAGTCAGCCGGAACAGCGGCCTGTCCGGCTGGAAGAAGAGGCGTGGATGCGGCTCGAAGGTGACGGCCGCCGCCGGACGGCCGGAGCGCAGGGCCATTTCGAGCAGGTGCCGATGCCCGCGATGCACGCCGTCGAAATTACCGATCGCCGCCACGGCCCCCTTGAGCGTCCCGGGCACGGGGTCCCCGTCGCGGCAGACCGCGAAGGAGGACGGGACCGGTGTGAGAGCTTTATCGGAGGGCATGAAGCGGGTCTCTACCTCAACCGGCTGCAGCGTCAAGGATCCTCTCAGGCTTCCCAGGACAGCACATCCGTGATGGCGGTCGGCATGACGGGCTGACGGTCGGCCCAATCCTGCACATGGTCGGAGACGAGATCGCCCTTGTGAAGGCCGAGCTCCTCCGCGTGGATGCCGCGCGCCACCATCAGGGAATCGATGCCGAACCCGGACGCTCCGGCGATATCCGTCCGGATGGCGTCGCCCACGGCCAGGATGCGCGCCTTCGGAATGGAATGGTGGCCCAATCCCGACGCCACGGCGAGCGCCCGCTCATAGACCGGCGCGTGCGGCTTTCCGGCATAGAACACCGCCCCGCCCATCTCCTCGTAGGCGAGCGCGATCGTGCCGGCGCAGGGCAGGATCATATGGCCGCGCTCCACGATGAGATCGGGATTGGCGCAGACCATGAGAAGATCGCGGCGGCGCATGGCTTCGAGGCGCTCGCGGTAGTTCTCGACGGTCTCGCGCTCGTCGTCGTCGAAACCGGTGCAGACCACGTACTCCGCCTCAGAGATGGAGCCGAAACGCACGTTGAGACCGTCGTAGATCGGCATGTCCCGGGGCGGGCCAATGTGATGCACGATCTTGTCGATCCGCTCTTCGATGGCAAGCCGCGTCAGGTCGCCCGAGGTGACGATGGCGTCATAGGCCGTGCGCGGAACCTTGAAGCCGTCGAGCTGCGTGCCGACCGAATAGCCCGGGCGCGGAGCGTTGGAGACGAGAACGACGCGTCCGCCCTTGGCGCGGAAGCGCGTGAGCGCATCGCCCGCGGCCTCATAGGCCTTTACGCCATTGTGCAGCACGCCCCAGACGTCACACAGGATGAGGTCGTAATTCTCGGCGAGAGATTTCAGGCCCTCGACGAGAGCGGGACGGGAAGAGACGGTCATGGGATCTCGCTGGTAAGGAAACCGGGCGGGTAGGCCCTTGCGGCTCTCAAGTCAACCGGTTCGGCTCATCCGGCACGCTGCAGGCGGGACTGGGGTCCCTCCGGGGAAGCCTGGCGGGCGGCAGCCGCGGCCAGCACCTCGGCCCTGACCGCCCGCGGCGGGGAAAACGCGAAGCCCTGCGCCAGCGGCACGCCGAGATCGGCCAGAACCGGCACCATCTCCTCGTCCTCCACGTGCTCGGCCACCAGCTTGATGCCCTCGCGGCGCAAGGCCGAAGCGAAATCGCGCACGCCGAGTTCCGGCCCCAGGCGATGGCTCTCGTCGCGCCCGGCGGCCGCCAGCAGCTCCGCCGGCAGCTTCAGGAAGCGTACGCCCAGATCGGCGAGATCCCGGGCGTCGAAGCGGAGATCGGTCGCCGTGTCGAGGGAAAGAGGAACGCCCTTGGACCGCAGGGCGGCCAGAGCCTCCCGCCGGTCGGCATCGAGATCGCGCCAGCATTCCTGCGGGAATTCGAGGACGACCCGGCCCAGGACCTCGTGCGCGGTGTCCAGGATCCCCATCAGAGACCAGAGGAAGCCCGGCTCCCGCACGGCATGGGGCGTCAGGTTCATGCAGATGATCGCCTCGCTGCCCTTGGCGAGGAGGTGGTGGGCCACCGCCATCGCGCGGCTCAGGACCCTGCGGTCGAATTCGGGCGCGCGGCCCATGCGCTCGAGGACGCCGAGAAACTCCGACGGCCCGAGAAGCGTCCCGTCCGCAAGGCGCAGGCGCGCCAGGGCCTCGTAGAAGCGGATCCTGCGCTGGGGAAGCCCCACGATGGGCTGCAGGTGCAGCTCGATTCCATCCGCCTCGAAGGCCTGCATGATCTGCCGCATCCGGCGGATCTCTTCCTCCGGCTTGCGGGGCATGGGCTGCGGAACCGGCTGCGGAACCGGCCGATCCGCCGCGGCGGCATGAGGAGCGGTCTGGGGCAGCAGGACGGGAGCCACCCTCTCCGGACGGCCCTCTTCCCAGCTCTCCTGCCGGCCCTCCTGTCGGTCGCCCTCGAATGTCGGAGCGGCCTTCAGGTGGCCCTTCAGCTCGGCGACGTCCCGATGCTGGGTCGCGACGTTCTTTGCCAGCTCGCGCACCACGCCCCCGAGCAGGCCCACGGTCCCGGTCACTTCCGCCATGGTCGTGCGCAGGGCGGGTGTCGCCCCAGGGGCGGATTTCACGAGTCCTTCGAGCTTGGCGAGCCGGGCGCTCACATAAGCAAGGTCGTCCCGCGCAAGCCGGGCGGCGGCGAAAGCCTCGTCGGCCCTTTTCCAGGCCAGGACGAAGCCCGCGGAAGCCGCGATGCCGAGGAACGTCACCAGCGGCAGGATCGCAGCCGCTGGCAGGAACCCGACGGCCGCTCCCGCCATGGCAAGACTTGCGAGCCCGAGAGCGAACGATTTCGCTCGCTGCTCCTTATCGATATGGACCTTCTCGGTCACCATGGGTGCCCCCGCTCCCCTGGTTCGGCGAAAATCGGCGAATCAGCAATGCCGCGATGGTGGACGAAAAGAGTCCCAGGCCACAAGCGCTGCATTCCAACAATAGACAACAACTTTGCCACGCTTCCGCTTCCGGGCGCGTGGCGCGAGAAGGAGACCCCGATGGAAGAACCCCGCAAGGACCTTCTGATGCAGGTCGACGGCATGACCTGTCAGGGCTGCGTCAACGCGGTCACCAAGGCGATCCAGCGCCTCGATCCCGGCGCCCAGGTCGATGTGGACCTGGACCACGGCCGCGTTCATGTCGTCACCCATGCGCAAAGCATCGACGTCGCCCGCGCTCTCGATGCCGCGGGCTACGAAGCCCATGGCATGACAGGCTGACGCGGGGCTTGCCCTTGCGGAGCGCTCTGCCCGCAGTTCCTTGGCGGCTATCGAAAACGGCTCTTAGGCTTCGCCGCGACAGTCGTTCTTGAGGGCGACGATGACCGCTCAGGCGTCGCGAGCCGCCAACGACATGTCATCCCCGAATGATCGTGATCCGGCCATGACGTTTTGTGGAGCATGGTTTCTTGATCAAGCCTTGCTCCCCGCCTTCACCATTCGATAGAACAATGTTTCAAAATCGAATGGTGGCCTCCATGCCCGTCGGCATCAAAAGGCGAATGTTCTCGAATTCCGACCTCGGACTTCTGGCTCTCGCACTCTATTGTCTCTTCGCCGCGGGCTTTTTCCTGATCGGCACGGGCGCAATCTGGCTTCGTTCATGGGGACCGGCGAAGTTTCAGACCTTTGCCGTTCCCGCCGGATCCATGACCCCTGCCCTCAATCCGGGGGACTATGTCCTGGGAGCCATGCATGCTTGGCAAACACCCAGACTGAAGCGGGGCGATCTCGTCTTCTTCCGCTTTCACATCGAGGCCGCCCATCCCGTCATCTGGATCAAGCGCGTTGTCGGCCTGCCGGGCGATCGGGTGCAGATGGCCTGGGGTCGCCTCTCCATCAATGGCACAATGGTCCCGCGCGAGCAGGTGAACGACGATGTGATCGACGATGCCGACGGTCGGCGCATCGAGGTGCGTCAATATGAAGAAACTCTTCCTGAGGGGAACAGCTATCGGATCATCGAGCGTGCCGGGGGCGGGACTTCTTACGGCACAACGAAAGCCGTTGACGTGCCTGAGGGCGAGGTCTTTGTGATGGGGGACAACCGGAACAATTCATCGGACAGCCGCGCCTTCGGCACCGTTCCGATAACCAATGTGATCGGGCACCCGATCCTGATTTACTGGTCGCAGGATCCGGGCCGGATCGGCTCCGTGCCGCGCTAGCGCATCATGCGGAGAAGTGGCCCCGGTTTTCGCTGACGCGGCCCTCCGGGTCCGCACAATCGATGCGCTCATCTAAGAAGGGATCATCGGAGGGATTCCCAAAAGGAGCAAATCCACTTTTCACGTCCGAGGTTCTAACCGCATCTACCCTTGCCCCTCTTGCCCGCACGGGTTAGGACGCAAGCACGTTTTTCCTCGATAACGGCTGTTGTTTGCACCCATGTCCAAGGCCGACAAGATCAAGGCCCGCGCGCCGCGCGGCTTTGCCGACCGCACCCCCGCCGATTTGTCCGCCACCGAGCGCATGCTCGCGGCGATCCGCGATTCTTATGAGCTTTACGGCTTCGAGGGCGTCGAGACGCCCTTCGTCGAGTACACGGACGCGCTGGGCAAGTTCCTCCCCGACCAGGACCGCCCGAACGAGGGCGTGTTCTCGTTCCAGGACGACGACGAGCAGTGGCTGTCGCTGCGCTACGACCTGACGGCGCCGCTCGCCCGCTACGTGGCCGAGAACTTCGACGCGCTCCCCAAGCCCTACCGCAGCTACCGCGTGGGCTGGGTCTTCCGTAACGAGAAGCCCGGGCCGGGCCGCTTCCGCCAGTTCATGCAGTTCGACGCGGATACGGTGGGCTCGGCCTCCGTCGCGGCGGATGCCGAGATCTGCATGATGGCCGCCGATACGCTGGAAAGGCTCGGGCTGAAGCGCGGCGATTACCTGATCAAGGTCAACAACCGCAAGGTTCTCGACGGCGTCCTCGAGGCCATCGGTCTCGGCGGCGAGACACAAGCCGGCCAGCGCCTCACCGTGCTGCGCGCCATCGACAAGCTCGACCGCCTCGGGCCCGAGGGCGTGAGCCAGCTTCTGGGCGCGGGCCGCAAGGACGAGAGCGGCGACTTCACCAAGGGGGCCCAGCTGTCCCCCGACGCCATCGAGCGCGTTCTCGCCTTCACGTCGGCCAAGGGCGAGAGCAACGCCGCGACGGTCGAGAACCTGCGCCAGGTCGTGGGCTCTTCGGCCAGAGGCCTCGAAGGCGCCGACGAGCTTGCCGAGATCGCAGCCCTCGTGGCCGCCTCCGGCTACGAGGACCGCGTGATCATCGATCCCTCCGTCGTGCGCGGCCTCGAATACTACACCGGCCCCGTCTACGAGGCGGAGCTGACCTTCCAGGTGCAGGACGAGGACGGGCGCCCGGTTCGGTTCGGCTCCGTCGGCGGCGGCGGGCGCTACGACGGCCTCGTCGGCCGTTTCCGCTCCGAGCCGGTTCCGGCGACGGGCTTCTCCATCGGCGTCTCGCGCCTGCTCTCGGCGCTCCAGATGATCAGGAGCCCCATCGTTTCCGGCGCCGACAGGCCCGGCCCGGTGGTGGTGCTCGTCATGGACAAGGATCAGATCGCCGCCTACCAGCGCATGGTCTCCGCCCTGCGCCGGGCGGGCATCCGCTCCGAGCTCTATCTCGGCTCGTCTGGCATGAAGGCGCAGATGAAATACGCCGACCGCCGCCAGAGCCCCTGCGTCATCATCCAGGGCTCCAACGAGCGCGACCGCGGCGAGGTGGAGATCAAGGACCTGATCGAGGGCGCCAAGGCGGCCCAGGCCATCGCCTCCAATGCGGAGTGGAAATCGGCCCGCCCCGCTCAGTTCTCCGTGGCGGAA
This window of the Microvirga sp. TS319 genome carries:
- the msrB gene encoding peptide-methionine (R)-S-oxide reductase MsrB; the protein is MADMTTTRGRRSDAGFDLTPPSSDELRRLVDDLDDEERRVLLDHGTERPFCGIFNEAKEKGTYCCRLCGLPLFKSGTKFESGTGWPSFFNPIDRSHIAFVRDTSYGMVRTEIRCARCEGHLGHVFPDGPPPTGERYCMNSVSLRFVAEGDPLPDELGRGAPEGDVLA
- a CDS encoding bifunctional riboflavin kinase/FAD synthetase yields the protein MPSDKALTPVPSSFAVCRDGDPVPGTLKGAVAAIGNFDGVHRGHRHLLEMALRSGRPAAAVTFEPHPRLFFQPDRPLFRLTPEPVKLEIFARLGLAGAFVLRFDQRLAALGPEEFVDLLARDLGLSGVVIGHDFHFGRGREGTPERMNDLCRNRGLDCFIAPAVVEGTEPVSSSAIRAALEAGDIARANALLGYRWFVRAQVRHGDKRGRELGYPTANMRLPDDCRLRHGIYAVRASVEGRPVDGVASFGRRPTFDNGAPLLETHLFDFEGDLYGRTFDVEFVGWIRGEERFETIEALIAQMDRDSDAARRILKDDPAPSMIG
- a CDS encoding TIGR01459 family HAD-type hydrolase, giving the protein MTVSSRPALVEGLKSLAENYDLILCDVWGVLHNGVKAYEAAGDALTRFRAKGGRVVLVSNAPRPGYSVGTQLDGFKVPRTAYDAIVTSGDLTRLAIEERIDKIVHHIGPPRDMPIYDGLNVRFGSISEAEYVVCTGFDDDERETVENYRERLEAMRRRDLLMVCANPDLIVERGHMILPCAGTIALAYEEMGGAVFYAGKPHAPVYERALAVASGLGHHSIPKARILAVGDAIRTDIAGASGFGIDSLMVARGIHAEELGLHKGDLVSDHVQDWADRQPVMPTAITDVLSWEA
- a CDS encoding EAL domain-containing protein, whose product is MVTEKVHIDKEQRAKSFALGLASLAMAGAAVGFLPAAAILPLVTFLGIAASAGFVLAWKRADEAFAAARLARDDLAYVSARLAKLEGLVKSAPGATPALRTTMAEVTGTVGLLGGVVRELAKNVATQHRDVAELKGHLKAAPTFEGDRQEGRQESWEEGRPERVAPVLLPQTAPHAAAADRPVPQPVPQPMPRKPEEEIRRMRQIMQAFEADGIELHLQPIVGLPQRRIRFYEALARLRLADGTLLGPSEFLGVLERMGRAPEFDRRVLSRAMAVAHHLLAKGSEAIICMNLTPHAVREPGFLWSLMGILDTAHEVLGRVVLEFPQECWRDLDADRREALAALRSKGVPLSLDTATDLRFDARDLADLGVRFLKLPAELLAAAGRDESHRLGPELGVRDFASALRREGIKLVAEHVEDEEMVPVLADLGVPLAQGFAFSPPRAVRAEVLAAAAARQASPEGPQSRLQRAG
- a CDS encoding heavy-metal-associated domain-containing protein: MEEPRKDLLMQVDGMTCQGCVNAVTKAIQRLDPGAQVDVDLDHGRVHVVTHAQSIDVARALDAAGYEAHGMTG
- the lepB gene encoding signal peptidase I encodes the protein MPVGIKRRMFSNSDLGLLALALYCLFAAGFFLIGTGAIWLRSWGPAKFQTFAVPAGSMTPALNPGDYVLGAMHAWQTPRLKRGDLVFFRFHIEAAHPVIWIKRVVGLPGDRVQMAWGRLSINGTMVPREQVNDDVIDDADGRRIEVRQYEETLPEGNSYRIIERAGGGTSYGTTKAVDVPEGEVFVMGDNRNNSSDSRAFGTVPITNVIGHPILIYWSQDPGRIGSVPR
- the hisS gene encoding histidine--tRNA ligase, whose product is MSKADKIKARAPRGFADRTPADLSATERMLAAIRDSYELYGFEGVETPFVEYTDALGKFLPDQDRPNEGVFSFQDDDEQWLSLRYDLTAPLARYVAENFDALPKPYRSYRVGWVFRNEKPGPGRFRQFMQFDADTVGSASVAADAEICMMAADTLERLGLKRGDYLIKVNNRKVLDGVLEAIGLGGETQAGQRLTVLRAIDKLDRLGPEGVSQLLGAGRKDESGDFTKGAQLSPDAIERVLAFTSAKGESNAATVENLRQVVGSSARGLEGADELAEIAALVAASGYEDRVIIDPSVVRGLEYYTGPVYEAELTFQVQDEDGRPVRFGSVGGGGRYDGLVGRFRSEPVPATGFSIGVSRLLSALQMIRSPIVSGADRPGPVVVLVMDKDQIAAYQRMVSALRRAGIRSELYLGSSGMKAQMKYADRRQSPCVIIQGSNERDRGEVEIKDLIEGAKAAQAIASNAEWKSARPAQFSVAEDKLVDAVREVLGRHFG